In a genomic window of Columba livia isolate bColLiv1 breed racing homer chromosome 4, bColLiv1.pat.W.v2, whole genome shotgun sequence:
- the C4H4orf19 gene encoding uncharacterized protein C4orf19 homolog, with translation MGCRCCKMIQSYIFDPEEVQSPGHVHEVTSYKHNEQGSNKSKFKENSEIQEHKNELQKDELNGTENKTQVSSTKATLWNHGSNDFQEDGLVKCVAKPDVAVNGGNSCTGVHPMLNPNTNPVKDANEQGPSSQSAESPSTSITDFYTQLNRSGQELDLEAGSQRKAACNEPNSIKDGNLQSADNRIFLKGSAILKKQNNAIQLPAIDYPQNGNQTRNFVEKDSFSVNCVQSDRNTGPSEIQDQDLCIIPPSPIKNSIEPSKTDSASLSEDISAGIPAMTITKAAEAPTHPNHKDVNGETEEEDAEVAAALAALEAATAGENVEDDDEY, from the exons ATGGGGTGCAGGTGCTGCAAAATGATACAAAG CTATATTTTTGATCCAGAAGAAGTACAGTCACCTGGACACGTTCATGAAGTGACCAGCTACAAGCACAATGAGCAAGGCAGCAATAAATCCAAATTCAAAGAGAACAGTGAAATTCAAGAACACAAAAATGAACTCCAGAAGGATGAGTTAAAcggaacagaaaataaaacccaggtAAGTAGCACGAAAGCAACTCTCTGGAACCATGGAAGCAATGATTTTCAAGAGGATGGCCTTGTGAAGTGTGTTGCAAAGCCTGATGTTGCAGTCAATGGTGGCAACTCCTGCACTGGAGTGCACCCCATGCTCAATCCCAACACCAACCCAGTGAAAGATGCCAATGAACAGGGACCCTCCAGCCAGTCAGCAGAGTCTCCTTCAACCAGCATTACAGACTTTTACACCCAACTAAATAGGTCTGGCCAAGAACTTGACCTAGAGGCAGGCAGCCAGAGGAAGGCAGCCTGCAACGAGCCAAACAGTATTAAAGATGGGAACTTGCAGTCTGCAGACAACAGAATCTTTCTCAAAGGAAGTGCAATattgaagaaacaaaacaatgccATACAACTGCCTGCTATTGATTATCCCCAGAATGGCAATCAAACCAGGAACTTTGTTGAAAAAGATAGCTTTTCAGTCAACTGTGTACAATCAGACCGAAATACTGGGCCTTCAGAAATACAGGACCAGGACCTTTGTATCATCCCACCCTCGCCTATAAAGAACAGTATTGAACCTTCTAAAACTGACTCCGCAAGTCTGAGTGAGGACATTTCTGCTGGTATCCCTGCCATGACCATTACCAAAGCAGCAGAGGCACCCACACACCCCAACCACAAAGACGTCAATGGAGAAACTGAGGAGGAAGATGCAGAAgtagcagcagctctggctgcactGGAAGCTGCAACCGCAGGGGAAAACGTGGAAGATGATGACGAGTACTAG